The following are encoded together in the Halopiger aswanensis genome:
- a CDS encoding SDR family oxidoreductase produces the protein MAHSDRLEDDVAIVTGASSGIGEATCRAFAAAGADVVLASRSEEPLREIAEDLKAEHGAETLVVPTNVRGEDDVDALIDETVDAFGGIDVLVNNAGLSRGSDVEDLSTEAYETMQETNVDGVFYATRAAIPHVRKRNGHLIFVGSFAGQYPRSFNPVYAASKWWVRGFAKSVAAQVGDEGVGVTVVNPAEVRSEFETTDGSTFAEVFDEDEASDPAEVADAIRFAASQDHSSISEIDINRRDKFADGF, from the coding sequence ATGGCACACAGCGACCGACTCGAGGACGACGTTGCGATCGTCACCGGCGCGAGTTCCGGCATCGGCGAGGCGACCTGCCGCGCGTTCGCGGCCGCCGGCGCCGACGTCGTCCTCGCGTCCAGAAGCGAGGAACCGCTGCGCGAGATCGCCGAGGATCTCAAGGCCGAGCACGGCGCCGAGACGCTGGTCGTTCCGACGAACGTCCGCGGGGAGGACGACGTCGACGCGCTGATCGACGAGACCGTCGACGCGTTCGGCGGGATCGACGTGCTGGTGAACAACGCGGGATTATCGCGAGGTAGCGACGTCGAGGACCTCTCGACCGAGGCGTACGAGACGATGCAGGAGACCAACGTCGACGGCGTCTTCTACGCCACGCGGGCGGCGATCCCCCACGTCCGCAAGCGAAACGGCCACCTGATCTTCGTCGGCAGCTTCGCGGGCCAGTATCCCCGGTCGTTCAACCCCGTCTACGCGGCCTCGAAGTGGTGGGTCCGCGGGTTCGCCAAGAGCGTCGCGGCGCAGGTCGGCGACGAGGGCGTCGGCGTCACGGTCGTCAACCCCGCGGAGGTCCGATCGGAGTTCGAGACCACCGACGGGTCGACGTTCGCGGAGGTGTTCGACGAGGACGAGGCGAGCGACCCCGCGGAGGTTGCGGACGCCATCCGATTCGCCGCGAGTCAGGATCACTCGAGCATCAGCGAGATCGACATCAACCGGCGGGACAAGTTCGCGGACGGGTTCTGA
- a CDS encoding carboxypeptidase M32, which translates to MATDQARSESEGTDTFDEFESRVQRISNVGNAAGILRWDQEVVMPDEGTPARAQQLSTLSSISHELLTADETGQLLEELESADLSEERAAVVREIRRQYDRKTSVPQELVEEISETTANAHPKWKQAKEEDDFETFAPVLEKLVELKREYAEHVDPDADPYEVLFAEYEPYIDLETAERVLENLRDELVPLIEAIDESDADLTTDAFAGEFDDDDQEALARDVLDSLGYDWDRGRLDTAPHPFSSGTQFDARVTTRFEEDDLLGSITSTIHEFGHANYTLGLPDEGYGTPLGEARDLSVHESQSRLWENHVGRSRPFWEHFLPIARERFPELEDVTPEEAYEAANQVYDDNLIRVEADELTYHLHIVIRFEIERDLISGDLEVEDVPEAWNDKYEEYLGVRPETDAEGCLQDIHWSHGSFGYFPTYSLGSVLAAQLYAAAEDELGDLDDDVREADFDALNGWLRENIHQHGKQYETQELIRQATGEELTADHFLEYVEGKYGDLYALEGY; encoded by the coding sequence ATGGCAACCGATCAGGCCCGGAGCGAGAGCGAGGGGACTGACACCTTCGACGAGTTCGAATCGCGCGTCCAGCGCATCTCAAACGTCGGCAACGCCGCCGGCATCCTGCGCTGGGATCAGGAAGTCGTCATGCCCGACGAGGGGACGCCGGCCCGCGCACAGCAGCTCTCGACGCTGTCCTCGATCAGCCACGAACTGCTGACCGCCGACGAGACCGGCCAGTTGCTCGAGGAACTGGAGTCTGCGGACCTCTCCGAGGAACGGGCGGCGGTCGTCCGCGAGATCCGCCGCCAGTACGACCGCAAGACCAGCGTCCCGCAGGAACTGGTCGAGGAAATCTCCGAGACGACGGCCAACGCCCACCCCAAGTGGAAGCAAGCCAAGGAGGAAGACGACTTCGAGACGTTCGCGCCCGTTCTCGAGAAACTGGTCGAACTCAAGCGCGAGTACGCCGAACACGTCGATCCCGACGCCGACCCCTACGAGGTCCTGTTCGCCGAGTACGAACCCTACATCGACCTCGAGACCGCAGAACGAGTGCTCGAGAACCTGCGCGACGAACTCGTCCCGCTGATCGAGGCGATCGACGAGAGCGACGCCGACTTGACGACCGACGCCTTCGCCGGCGAGTTCGACGACGACGATCAGGAGGCGCTGGCACGGGACGTGCTGGACTCGCTGGGCTACGACTGGGATCGCGGCCGCCTCGATACGGCGCCGCACCCGTTCTCCTCGGGCACGCAGTTCGACGCCCGCGTGACCACCCGCTTCGAGGAGGACGACCTGCTGGGCTCGATCACCTCGACGATCCACGAGTTCGGCCACGCAAACTACACCCTCGGGCTCCCCGACGAGGGCTACGGCACCCCGCTGGGCGAGGCGCGGGACCTCTCGGTTCACGAGTCCCAGTCCCGGCTCTGGGAGAACCACGTCGGCCGTTCCCGGCCCTTCTGGGAGCACTTCCTGCCGATCGCCCGCGAACGGTTCCCCGAACTCGAGGACGTCACGCCCGAGGAGGCCTACGAGGCCGCCAATCAGGTCTACGACGATAACCTGATTCGCGTCGAGGCGGACGAACTCACCTACCACCTCCACATCGTCATCCGGTTCGAGATCGAACGCGACCTCATCTCGGGCGATCTCGAGGTCGAGGACGTCCCCGAGGCCTGGAACGACAAGTACGAGGAGTACCTGGGCGTCCGCCCGGAGACCGACGCGGAGGGCTGTCTGCAGGACATCCACTGGTCGCACGGCTCCTTCGGCTACTTCCCGACCTACTCGCTGGGCTCGGTGCTGGCCGCGCAACTCTACGCCGCCGCCGAGGACGAACTCGGCGACCTCGACGACGACGTCCGCGAGGCCGACTTCGACGCGCTCAACGGCTGGCTCCGCGAGAACATCCACCAGCACGGCAAACAGTACGAGACCCAGGAGCTAATCCGGCAGGCGACCGGCGAGGAACTCACGGCCGATCACTTCCTCGAGTACGTCGAAGGGAAGTACGGCGACCTGTACGCCCTCGAGGGCTACTGA
- a CDS encoding helix-turn-helix transcriptional regulator produces the protein MGYDWGKQLFSSPHRLEVLRELRAAPADTQTLTDALSISRVTVQRHLNRCCELGWIHKVDGRYELTPLGDRVCEATATYLDRLDVLESHADVIDGLAAIDDGFDPLVLTEATVSVAESNNPHEPISHYRRAMSEATTDEIRGILPVFSELLIEVHRDLLEAGVETELLTPQSVLEAAPPPDQPVAGGQFTLYVHEEPLEFGVTLTDERAFVGLYDDGAFVACIESDEAAFRDWVVDVYEGHRSRARQVGIEATGARDGDGDGSAANGLDSDSG, from the coding sequence ATGGGTTACGACTGGGGGAAACAGCTGTTCTCGTCCCCGCACCGACTCGAGGTGCTTCGAGAACTCCGGGCGGCCCCCGCGGACACGCAGACACTCACCGACGCGCTTTCGATCTCGCGGGTGACCGTCCAGCGCCACCTGAACCGGTGTTGCGAGCTCGGGTGGATTCACAAAGTCGACGGGCGCTACGAGCTTACCCCGCTCGGCGACCGCGTCTGTGAAGCGACGGCGACGTATCTCGATCGACTCGACGTCCTCGAGTCGCACGCGGACGTGATCGACGGGCTCGCGGCCATCGACGACGGGTTCGATCCGCTCGTGCTGACCGAGGCGACCGTTTCGGTCGCCGAATCGAACAACCCACACGAGCCGATCAGCCACTACCGACGCGCGATGAGCGAGGCGACGACCGACGAAATTCGCGGGATTCTGCCCGTCTTCAGCGAACTGCTCATCGAAGTTCACCGCGACCTCCTCGAGGCGGGCGTCGAGACGGAACTGCTTACGCCGCAGTCGGTGCTCGAGGCGGCACCGCCGCCGGACCAGCCGGTGGCTGGGGGTCAGTTCACGCTCTACGTGCACGAGGAACCGCTCGAGTTCGGCGTGACGCTGACCGACGAGCGGGCGTTCGTCGGCCTCTACGACGACGGCGCGTTCGTCGCGTGTATCGAGAGCGACGAGGCGGCGTTTCGCGACTGGGTCGTCGACGTCTACGAGGGACATCGCAGCCGGGCGCGTCAGGTCGGCATCGAAGCCACCGGCGCCAGGGACGGGGACGGGGACGGGAGCGCTGCTAACGGCCTCGATAGCGACAGCGGCTGA
- a CDS encoding cobalamin-binding protein, protein MRIVTTLPSATEIVAALGLEPVGVSHECDYPPDAASAPAITRSRIDADGSSSEIDEQVLEATADEGTDGVYDVDVETLEELDPDLIVTQGICDVCAVDEVIVADAVEQISADPEILTTDPHSVDDVLEDIERIGRATGREERAREVRADLEARIDRVREQTVDLAPEDRPRVAVFDWTDPAMIAGHWTAELVEWAGGEYGLADVGERSRPREWDAIREYDPELIVVAPCGFDLEQTAANRTDLTQREGWTDLTAVEEGRVWAMDGHHYLNRPGPRLVDTLETLAPIVQPDLFDRSVVPSDAETGRMAVPFDELEAYTGADTDADARVEP, encoded by the coding sequence ATGCGAATCGTCACGACGCTCCCCTCGGCGACCGAGATCGTCGCCGCGCTCGGTCTCGAGCCCGTCGGGGTCTCCCACGAGTGCGACTACCCGCCCGACGCCGCGTCGGCACCCGCCATCACCCGCTCCCGGATCGACGCCGACGGCTCGAGTAGCGAGATCGACGAACAAGTGCTCGAGGCGACCGCCGACGAGGGAACCGACGGCGTCTACGACGTCGACGTCGAGACGCTCGAGGAACTCGATCCGGATCTGATCGTCACGCAGGGCATCTGTGACGTCTGCGCGGTCGACGAGGTGATCGTCGCCGACGCCGTCGAACAAATCTCGGCCGATCCGGAGATTCTGACGACCGATCCGCACAGCGTCGACGACGTTCTCGAGGACATCGAGCGGATCGGGCGCGCGACGGGCCGGGAGGAGCGCGCTCGCGAGGTTCGGGCCGACCTCGAGGCCAGGATCGACCGCGTCCGGGAGCAGACCGTTGACCTCGCGCCGGAGGACCGTCCTCGAGTAGCCGTTTTCGACTGGACCGACCCCGCGATGATCGCGGGCCACTGGACGGCCGAACTGGTCGAATGGGCCGGCGGCGAGTACGGGTTGGCCGACGTCGGGGAGCGATCGCGCCCCCGCGAGTGGGACGCGATTCGGGAGTACGATCCCGAACTGATCGTCGTCGCCCCCTGCGGGTTCGACCTCGAGCAGACCGCGGCCAACCGGACCGACCTCACCCAGCGCGAGGGCTGGACGGACCTGACGGCCGTCGAGGAGGGCCGCGTCTGGGCGATGGACGGCCACCACTACCTCAACCGGCCCGGCCCTCGGCTCGTGGACACGCTCGAGACGCTCGCGCCGATCGTCCAGCCGGACCTGTTCGATCGGTCGGTCGTCCCGTCCGACGCCGAAACCGGTCGGATGGCAGTGCCGTTCGACGAACTCGAGGCGTACACCGGCGCCGATACCGACGCCGACGCTCGCGTAGAACCGTGA
- a CDS encoding desampylase → MPDDDPELVVPEAVRDAVLERVRDGSPHEICGVFGGDFDPRRSRVRSQYPAENVAETPRTRYRIDPEEQLAIFERLEDRGEEIVGFYHSHPQGPPRPSATDAAQATWPDRSYLIVSLEPFAVGSWRWRSGESGGGESDGTDSNETEADSSDGGRFERERVRIVE, encoded by the coding sequence GTGCCCGACGACGATCCCGAACTGGTCGTCCCCGAAGCCGTGCGCGACGCCGTTCTCGAGCGCGTCCGCGACGGCAGCCCGCACGAGATCTGTGGCGTGTTCGGCGGCGACTTCGATCCCCGGCGGAGCCGCGTGCGATCCCAGTATCCCGCGGAAAACGTCGCCGAGACGCCGCGAACGCGGTACCGAATCGATCCCGAGGAGCAACTCGCGATCTTCGAACGACTCGAGGACCGCGGCGAGGAGATCGTCGGCTTTTACCACTCCCACCCCCAGGGGCCGCCGCGCCCCAGCGCGACCGATGCCGCGCAGGCGACCTGGCCCGATCGATCGTACCTGATCGTCTCGCTCGAGCCGTTCGCGGTCGGCTCGTGGCGCTGGCGCTCGGGGGAGTCGGGAGGCGGCGAGAGCGACGGTACAGACAGTAACGAAACTGAAGCCGACTCGAGCGACGGCGGACGGTTCGAACGCGAACGAGTGCGGATCGTCGAGTGA
- a CDS encoding ATP-binding protein, with protein sequence MSVPCEEPTAVVGVGESVRSARAREALLEGIATDLIVVDTPADALECLEDRDDVGCVVTARSLSGTDATGLECCRAVREYSVDLPVVFYVAEDAPDPDAVRRALNAGAAGYYTGADPLAELRDAVDDAIETYDRRRVAAAESDAFTTVLEDLGVNIYVKDDQARYLRAANVPDSADAADSLGKTDLDVYGDNDPETARAAYEDDLRVIETGEPIYEKDERYGTDRTAHVVRTTKVPWTDDDGTTKGLVGITFDITALKHQATELEALRDRFDRFASNVRHELKNPLQVASGHLELGRKTGDGESLAHAATALERIEEVLNDLESIATDEAGDPAERTRTLEDLVEDVWTVLRTDAATLENEFPPSARTATGTETLRPVFENLFKNALTHGEPDVTVRIGPLEDGFYVEDTGPGIPESEREAVLEAGYTTASEGDGMGLTLVADVCNQRGWTLEIGRSPEGGARFEITNCPLIREPTADDREDVRKDPGLGLDAETAVGTLEGDCGAEYDPARNRWAVTADGANIWRHWNDFYFVHTVVEGPVSIRARVVDIEGVDPFSKAGVMVRDELTEDASYGYVGATPGFGTEMLWRTRRGEEGISQQLREAERSEWFRVDLLEGTATCFVSQDGQRWVPIDQRPIDRTGPVYAGLAVCSVVAGHPCTAQFEDVSVVDLAVESADD encoded by the coding sequence ATGAGCGTTCCGTGCGAGGAACCAACCGCCGTCGTCGGCGTCGGTGAGTCGGTACGGTCGGCTCGCGCCCGGGAAGCGCTGCTCGAGGGAATCGCAACGGACCTCATCGTCGTCGATACGCCTGCGGACGCGCTCGAGTGCCTCGAGGACCGCGACGACGTCGGCTGTGTCGTCACCGCCCGCTCCCTGTCGGGGACAGACGCGACGGGCCTCGAGTGCTGCCGCGCGGTCCGCGAGTACAGCGTGGACCTGCCGGTCGTGTTCTACGTCGCAGAGGACGCGCCCGATCCCGACGCCGTTCGGCGGGCGCTCAACGCCGGCGCGGCCGGCTATTATACGGGAGCAGATCCGCTCGCGGAACTCCGGGACGCCGTCGACGACGCGATCGAGACCTACGACCGGCGTCGGGTGGCCGCCGCCGAGAGCGACGCGTTCACCACCGTGCTCGAGGATCTCGGCGTGAATATCTACGTCAAGGACGACCAGGCTCGGTACCTCCGCGCGGCGAACGTCCCCGACAGCGCGGACGCGGCCGACTCGCTCGGAAAGACGGACCTCGACGTTTACGGCGATAACGACCCCGAAACCGCCCGCGCGGCTTACGAGGACGACCTGCGAGTGATCGAAACTGGCGAACCGATCTACGAGAAGGACGAACGGTACGGCACCGACAGGACCGCCCACGTGGTGCGAACGACGAAGGTCCCGTGGACCGACGACGACGGGACGACGAAGGGGCTCGTCGGCATCACGTTCGACATCACCGCACTCAAACATCAAGCAACGGAACTCGAGGCGCTTCGCGACCGGTTCGACCGGTTCGCGTCGAACGTTCGCCACGAACTCAAGAACCCGCTGCAGGTCGCGAGCGGCCACCTCGAACTCGGCCGCAAAACCGGCGACGGGGAGTCTCTCGCACACGCGGCGACGGCGCTCGAGCGGATCGAGGAGGTTCTGAACGACCTGGAATCCATCGCGACGGACGAGGCCGGCGACCCGGCCGAGCGGACCCGCACGCTCGAGGACCTCGTCGAGGACGTCTGGACCGTCCTTCGAACCGACGCGGCGACGCTGGAAAACGAGTTCCCGCCGTCGGCTCGAACGGCGACCGGAACGGAGACGCTGCGCCCGGTCTTCGAGAACCTGTTCAAGAACGCGCTGACCCACGGCGAACCCGACGTCACCGTTCGCATCGGGCCGCTCGAGGACGGGTTCTACGTCGAGGATACGGGCCCCGGCATCCCGGAATCCGAACGCGAGGCCGTCCTCGAGGCCGGCTACACCACCGCGTCGGAGGGAGACGGGATGGGCCTCACGCTCGTCGCGGACGTCTGCAACCAGCGGGGCTGGACCCTCGAGATCGGCCGCAGTCCGGAAGGCGGCGCCCGGTTCGAGATCACGAACTGTCCGCTGATCCGGGAGCCGACAGCTGACGACCGTGAAGACGTCCGCAAGGATCCAGGGCTCGGGCTCGATGCGGAAACTGCCGTCGGCACCTTGGAGGGAGACTGTGGCGCCGAGTACGATCCGGCGCGGAACCGGTGGGCCGTCACCGCCGACGGCGCCAACATCTGGCGCCACTGGAACGACTTTTATTTCGTCCACACGGTCGTCGAGGGGCCGGTTAGCATCCGCGCTCGCGTCGTCGACATCGAGGGCGTCGATCCGTTCAGCAAGGCGGGCGTGATGGTCAGGGACGAGCTCACGGAGGACGCATCGTACGGCTACGTCGGCGCCACGCCGGGCTTTGGCACGGAGATGCTCTGGCGTACCCGCCGCGGGGAGGAGGGGATCAGCCAGCAACTCAGGGAAGCCGAGCGCTCGGAGTGGTTCCGCGTCGATCTGCTCGAGGGAACCGCGACGTGTTTCGTCTCGCAGGACGGGCAGCGGTGGGTGCCGATCGATCAGCGCCCGATCGACCGGACGGGGCCGGTCTACGCCGGGCTGGCCGTCTGCAGCGTCGTCGCGGGTCATCCGTGTACGGCGCAGTTCGAGGACGTTTCGGTCGTCGACCTCGCAGTCGAGTCGGCGGACGACTGA
- a CDS encoding zinc ribbon domain-containing protein codes for MGFFENLGRKVGEFTHEAKQAADEDAAYACTDCGERFYTAREECPACGSDAIVERQASSTAEDADTDSSSSSDSGSESTPDPSATDDPKDGESTE; via the coding sequence ATGGGTTTCTTCGAGAATCTGGGTCGGAAAGTTGGAGAGTTTACGCACGAAGCGAAACAGGCGGCCGACGAGGACGCAGCTTACGCCTGTACGGACTGCGGCGAGCGCTTCTACACAGCCCGCGAGGAGTGTCCGGCGTGTGGCAGCGACGCGATCGTCGAGCGCCAAGCGAGTTCGACGGCCGAAGACGCTGATACCGACTCGAGCTCGAGTTCAGATTCAGGTTCAGAGTCGACTCCTGACCCGTCCGCAACCGACGACCCGAAGGACGGAGAGTCCACCGAGTAG
- a CDS encoding M20 family metallopeptidase produces MTGTVAELTRELVAVPSHEDETAVGDDIEAWLRRETAADVTRDAVGNVIARKGAGDRSVALVGHHDVVEPDDSQLETDREYAVEERDGRLYGRGTADMKGAVAAAMLAFRDADPTGELVFASFVGEEIGGVGARHAIDQGFAPDYAVVGEGSTGYSSPGTTDVAVAHKGRRASTITARGTAAHASEADAGENAVYRATDAVDIVRDLEPPAVDVAGETLAGSVVVTEIEGGTAWNVVPARCEVTIDERTVPGERAALERVEDVDGVEWTVDQDLPPMRCDDRAFADTVLEAADTAQAGSPELVTKPHATDAGWLSAAGTECVICGAAEPGEAHTADESVSIDVLERCEETYRQVAESWPR; encoded by the coding sequence ATGACTGGGACGGTCGCCGAACTGACCCGCGAACTGGTCGCCGTGCCGAGCCACGAGGACGAAACCGCCGTCGGCGACGACATCGAGGCCTGGCTCCGCCGTGAAACCGCGGCCGACGTCACTCGAGACGCGGTCGGCAACGTGATCGCCCGCAAGGGCGCGGGAGACCGGTCGGTCGCGCTGGTCGGCCACCACGACGTCGTCGAGCCCGACGATTCGCAACTCGAGACGGACCGCGAGTACGCCGTCGAGGAGCGCGACGGTCGCCTCTACGGCCGCGGGACGGCCGACATGAAGGGAGCCGTCGCGGCAGCCATGCTCGCCTTCCGCGATGCTGACCCGACCGGTGAACTCGTCTTCGCGAGTTTCGTCGGCGAGGAGATCGGCGGCGTCGGCGCGCGCCACGCCATCGACCAGGGGTTCGCCCCCGACTACGCCGTCGTCGGGGAGGGCTCGACCGGCTACTCGAGCCCGGGTACGACGGACGTCGCCGTCGCGCACAAGGGCCGCCGCGCCAGCACGATCACCGCACGCGGCACCGCGGCCCACGCGAGCGAAGCCGACGCGGGCGAGAACGCCGTCTACCGCGCGACCGACGCCGTCGATATCGTCCGCGACCTCGAGCCGCCGGCCGTCGACGTGGCGGGCGAGACGCTCGCGGGCAGCGTCGTCGTCACCGAGATCGAAGGCGGCACGGCGTGGAACGTCGTCCCCGCCCGCTGCGAGGTGACGATCGACGAGCGGACGGTGCCCGGCGAGCGGGCCGCCCTCGAGCGCGTCGAAGACGTCGACGGCGTCGAGTGGACGGTCGATCAGGACCTACCGCCGATGCGCTGTGACGACCGCGCGTTCGCAGACACCGTACTCGAGGCGGCGGATACGGCACAGGCCGGCTCGCCGGAACTGGTTACGAAACCCCACGCGACCGACGCGGGGTGGCTCTCGGCCGCCGGGACGGAGTGCGTGATCTGCGGCGCGGCCGAGCCCGGCGAGGCCCACACTGCCGACGAGAGCGTCTCGATCGACGTGCTCGAGCGGTGTGAAGAGACCTATCGGCAGGTCGCCGAATCTTGGCCGCGATAA
- a CDS encoding globin-coupled sensor protein, which translates to MDPDETFGRGGLNGFVDVDELVADLGLDESEIAWRKDFIGFDEADAKRLADLEPLLRDNKNEIADDFYDKLLTYDQTRAVIDWSPKGIDALKETQSAYLVSLATGEYDRDYFANRARIGKLHELLDMPLKHYVGQYGVYYELLLDRLNERIQQQVVDAVEEWATDRDDETGRGLEGLADALGFGAGSAADDPALDASFESTLRDAIDDGMQDILALLRIINLDTQIAVETYVDSYAQRLERSIDRRHRLEQQVDKDVQRPLDELHEASEAVAEQAEAISQYGDEQATAVTHAGGDLDEISAAVEEIASAADDVSAESDRTERLAADGVDAADDALSDLEAIESATERAASAADDLATRTEEIDAILERLDDLADRTTMLATNAKIESSRSGAEEQTLVVIANEVRSFAERTKTDIADIEDAVEAIREDAVTTVEATEQAADRVDTGADAIRDTVDSLEAIHDAAETTATGIDDVAAATERQARSVEATADQVDDLSETADRLAETAESLAAASQEQTASLQTVREAVARLTEEEHSREPPVYEQLA; encoded by the coding sequence ATGGATCCCGACGAGACGTTCGGACGTGGCGGACTGAACGGGTTCGTCGATGTCGACGAACTCGTCGCCGACCTCGGTCTCGACGAATCGGAGATTGCCTGGCGAAAGGATTTCATCGGTTTCGACGAGGCGGACGCAAAGCGGCTCGCCGACCTCGAGCCACTGTTGCGCGATAACAAGAACGAGATCGCCGACGACTTCTACGACAAATTGCTCACGTATGACCAGACGCGAGCCGTTATCGATTGGTCACCGAAGGGGATCGACGCGCTGAAAGAGACCCAGAGTGCCTATCTCGTCTCGCTAGCGACCGGTGAGTACGACCGCGACTACTTCGCGAACCGCGCTCGGATCGGCAAACTTCACGAACTGCTCGATATGCCGCTGAAACACTACGTCGGCCAGTACGGCGTCTACTACGAGCTACTGCTGGATCGACTCAACGAACGAATCCAGCAGCAGGTCGTCGACGCTGTCGAGGAGTGGGCGACGGACCGTGACGACGAGACGGGACGTGGTCTTGAAGGCCTCGCCGACGCGTTGGGCTTTGGAGCTGGCTCGGCAGCCGACGACCCGGCCCTTGACGCGTCGTTCGAATCGACGCTCAGGGATGCGATCGACGACGGCATGCAGGATATCCTCGCGCTGCTCCGGATCATCAATCTCGATACGCAGATCGCCGTGGAGACCTACGTCGACTCGTATGCACAGCGTCTCGAGCGGTCGATCGACCGGCGACACCGGCTTGAGCAGCAGGTAGACAAAGACGTACAGCGTCCCCTTGACGAACTCCACGAGGCCAGCGAGGCAGTCGCGGAGCAGGCGGAAGCGATCAGCCAGTACGGCGACGAGCAAGCGACCGCAGTCACCCATGCCGGTGGGGATCTCGACGAAATTAGCGCCGCCGTCGAGGAGATTGCCAGTGCAGCGGATGACGTCAGTGCCGAGAGCGACCGCACCGAACGGCTCGCGGCCGACGGTGTCGATGCCGCCGACGATGCGCTGTCGGACCTTGAGGCGATCGAGTCGGCGACCGAACGGGCGGCGTCAGCAGCCGATGATCTCGCGACACGAACTGAGGAGATCGACGCGATTCTCGAGCGACTCGACGATCTCGCCGACCGAACAACGATGCTCGCGACGAACGCGAAGATCGAATCCTCGCGGTCCGGAGCCGAAGAACAGACGCTTGTCGTGATCGCCAACGAGGTGCGCTCGTTCGCCGAGCGGACCAAGACAGACATCGCAGACATCGAAGACGCCGTCGAGGCCATTCGCGAGGATGCAGTGACAACGGTCGAAGCGACCGAGCAGGCAGCCGACCGCGTCGATACCGGTGCGGATGCGATCCGAGATACCGTCGACTCGCTCGAGGCAATCCACGACGCTGCAGAAACGACCGCTACGGGCATCGACGACGTTGCAGCGGCGACCGAACGGCAGGCCCGGAGCGTTGAGGCGACGGCCGATCAGGTCGACGACCTCTCTGAGACGGCGGATCGCCTCGCCGAGACAGCAGAATCGTTGGCGGCGGCAAGCCAGGAACAGACCGCGAGCCTGCAAACGGTCCGCGAGGCGGTCGCACGGCTCACCGAGGAAGAACATTCGCGAGAGCCGCCGGTTTACGAACAACTCGCGTAA